The Candidatus Nanopelagicales bacterium genome contains the following window.
TGCCTGCACAGCGAGCCCGGAGGACCTACCTCCATCACCAACACAGCACGGTCCACAATCACGACCTCCTACATCGCAACCACTCGCCTTTCAGGACACACTCCTCTGATGATCATGGAGGTCGACGATCACCCAGGAAGGAATGATCGCTGACGAGCTTGATCATCAGAGGATTCGCATCATCTGGGCCTCCGTAGAGACGAATGCGCCGGTGGATTCGAGTCAATCCTGGGGCGTTGACCCGGACTCCCTCCATCGTTGTAACAAGTCCGCCGCTTCCTCGAGCCTGTCATGATCACAGCCGTCCAGCCATTTGACGCGCGTGTCGGCCCGGAACGTACGGTCCTGCCGACGAGCCAGGCGCTTCGTCGCTCTGACCGTTTCAGCTTGAGCCTCGGCCTGGGTCATCTCCCCTTCGATGAACCCGATGGCCTGTGAGTACCCGACTGCCTTGCATGCTGTGGGCCCGGACAGCAAACCCGCCGATATCAGCCGACGTGTTTCCTCGATCAGCCCCGACTCCCACATGCGGGCAACACGCTGCGCGATCAGGTCATCGAGCTCGGGTCTGGGTCGAGTTACCCCGAGCCACAGCGTGGGATGCCAGCTATGAGGCTCGGGCAGCACAGCCCGGTACCTGCCGGTCAGTGAAATCACTTCCAGGGCTCTGACGATTCGCCGGCCGTTTCCCGGCAGGATCCCGGACGCGGCGGCTGGGTCCAACTCAGCCAAGCGCGCATGCAACGTTTCGGGGCCAACGGCCGCTAACTCCGCGACAAGCTCAGCCCTGATCCCAGCGTCGCGCGGCGGGATCTCCAGCACGTCGCACACTGCGCGCACGTACAGCCAAGACCCACCCACGACCAGCGGAATCCGACCCCTGTCCCAGACTTCCACGACGATCGCGCGAGCGAGGTCACGGTACTCCTTGACGGACGCTGGCTCGGCTACGTCCCAAATGTCGAGGCAGTGGTGTGGCACTGCCGCACGCTCAGCCGCACTCGCCTTGGCGGTCCCTATGTCCATGCCTCGGTACAGCTGCATCGCATCCGCGTTGACGATCTCGCCGCCAATCCGGAGGGCCAGTCGCGTAGCCAGTGCGGACTTGCCCGCCGCCGTTGGACCGACGATCGCCACGACCGCTGCTGCGTTCAGGGGCGAGTCGGGCATACCAATCATGATTCCGTATGCTTCACACCACTAACCCAATGGGAGGAGACGCAGTGAGCGACGCGTTGGACAGTCTCAAGGACAAAGCCAGTGACGTTCTGGGCAAAGCCGCCGCCGGAGCAGGCGAA
Protein-coding sequences here:
- the miaA gene encoding tRNA (adenosine(37)-N6)-dimethylallyltransferase MiaA — protein: MPDSPLNAAAVVAIVGPTAAGKSALATRLALRIGGEIVNADAMQLYRGMDIGTAKASAAERAAVPHHCLDIWDVAEPASVKEYRDLARAIVVEVWDRGRIPLVVGGSWLYVRAVCDVLEIPPRDAGIRAELVAELAAVGPETLHARLAELDPAAASGILPGNGRRIVRALEVISLTGRYRAVLPEPHSWHPTLWLGVTRPRPELDDLIAQRVARMWESGLIEETRRLISAGLLSGPTACKAVGYSQAIGFIEGEMTQAEAQAETVRATKRLARRQDRTFRADTRVKWLDGCDHDRLEEAADLLQRWRESGSTPQD